The sequence TCCATAAGAGGAGGAACCCCTGATGAAGAAATAATTCAAACTGTTTATAAACTCTTGAAAGAGATGGGGCATGAAGTTACCACAGAGTTTAATATTAACCGTAAGAGTAGAGAAAGGTACATGTCTGATAGGGATATATATAGAAGGGATGTGGAAGCTCTTGAAAAAAGTGATGT comes from Caldisericia bacterium and encodes:
- a CDS encoding nucleoside 2-deoxyribosyltransferase gives rise to the protein MKVYFAFSIRGGTPDEEIIQTVYKLLKEMGHEVTTEFNINRKSRERYMSDRDIYRRDVEALEKSDV